A region of Selenomonadales bacterium 4137-cl DNA encodes the following proteins:
- a CDS encoding DUF881 domain-containing protein, translating into MLPIKQGQAAIAAVCVILGIMLAVQFRTTQDIKASVPYQRVEDLSQKLSKAEKERDALLSEVHALRNASANEAFARELQHVKMKAGLIPLQGPGVTVVIDDSKRPTKPGENPNLYLIHDDDILKVINELRAAGAEAISINGQRLVANSEIRCAGPTLSVNNSRYSPPYEISVIGDPQTLESSLKLRGGVVETLQFWGIQVTVKRQDTVKVPAYKGSFTFQYAKPIEEDKKQ; encoded by the coding sequence TTGCTGCCCATCAAACAGGGCCAGGCAGCCATAGCCGCGGTGTGCGTCATCCTGGGCATCATGCTTGCCGTCCAGTTCCGCACCACCCAGGACATTAAAGCCTCCGTGCCCTACCAGCGCGTCGAGGACCTCTCCCAGAAGCTCAGCAAAGCCGAAAAAGAGCGGGACGCCCTCCTCAGCGAAGTCCATGCCCTGCGCAACGCCTCGGCAAACGAAGCGTTCGCCCGTGAACTCCAGCACGTAAAAATGAAAGCCGGTCTCATTCCGCTCCAGGGACCCGGGGTAACGGTCGTCATCGACGACAGCAAGCGGCCTACCAAACCGGGTGAAAACCCCAACCTCTACCTCATCCACGACGACGACATCCTCAAAGTCATCAACGAACTAAGAGCGGCGGGCGCCGAGGCCATCTCCATCAACGGCCAGCGACTCGTAGCCAACTCCGAAATCCGCTGCGCCGGTCCCACCCTGTCAGTCAACAACTCCCGCTACTCGCCGCCTTACGAAATAAGCGTCATCGGCGATCCGCAGACCCTGGAAAGCTCCCTCAAACTAAGGGGCGGCGTCGTCGAAACCCTTCAATTCTGGGGCATCCAGGTAACCGTCAAAAGGCAGGATACGGTAAAAGTACCGGCCTACAAAGGCTCCTTCACCTTCCAGTACGCCAAACCGATCGAGGAGGACAAGAAACAATGA
- a CDS encoding FtsQ-type POTRA domain-containing protein, which yields METREEGQSGLRPTRKLPASTLALLLLALTVIVAAFLFINSTYFAVGTVVVEGNKYISTEDVFGIAGIPSEINIFRLNTTTIRNRLLHDLRIDQAEVARRFPATIVITVSERQPVAWIACSYGFVQLDKQGVVMAAVKNIKKIDVPIITGARLGNVYIGDKIDVPAVKNVLAYLADLDGATLGQLSEVNVRSAGDLVAYTVQTVTIRIGPPDRLAEKAKLTGDILGEVGNKKSAIEYIDLSYASPYIKFRQFPRKE from the coding sequence ATGGAAACAAGGGAAGAGGGCCAGTCCGGCCTGCGTCCCACGCGGAAGCTCCCCGCATCCACCCTGGCCCTGCTGCTGCTGGCCCTCACCGTCATCGTCGCCGCCTTTCTCTTCATCAACTCCACCTACTTTGCCGTCGGCACCGTTGTCGTCGAAGGCAACAAATACATCTCCACCGAAGACGTCTTCGGCATCGCCGGCATCCCGTCCGAAATCAACATCTTCCGCCTCAACACCACCACCATCCGCAACAGGCTCCTTCACGACCTCAGAATCGATCAGGCCGAAGTCGCCCGGCGCTTCCCCGCCACCATCGTGATAACCGTAAGCGAACGCCAGCCCGTTGCCTGGATCGCCTGCTCTTACGGCTTCGTCCAGTTGGACAAGCAGGGCGTAGTCATGGCGGCCGTCAAAAACATCAAAAAAATCGACGTCCCCATCATCACCGGCGCTCGCCTCGGCAACGTCTACATCGGCGACAAAATCGACGTCCCCGCCGTCAAAAACGTCCTTGCCTATCTGGCCGACCTCGACGGCGCCACCCTCGGTCAACTGTCGGAAGTCAACGTCAGATCAGCCGGCGACCTCGTCGCCTACACCGTCCAGACGGTCACCATCCGGATCGGCCCACCCGACCGGCTCGCCGAAAAAGCCAAACTCACCGGCGACATCCTCGGAGAAGTAGGCAATAAAAAAAGCGCGATCGAATATATTGATCTTAGCTATGCCTCGCCATACATCAAATTCAGGCAGTTCCCGCGCAAGGAGTGA
- the arsM gene encoding arsenite methyltransferase, with amino-acid sequence MNEDIREKVREKYAQAITAKSGCCGSSGCCGDSRDATRAISGGLYNPDEIEGLPEHLLATSLGCGNPTALGSLYAGEVVLDLGSGAGLDVLLSAKRVGPSGKAYGLDMTDEMLAEAEANKAKSGLTNAEFLKGHIEKIPLPRSSVDVVISNCVINLSADKDKVFREIFRVLRPGGRIAVSDIITTRPLPEKLRTNLLAWAGCVAGALTDEEYTAKLAKAGFAEAEIIVTRVYDLTSPAAGKILPDATPAELEELNGSIVSAFIRAKKPCRRLLKDKDYVIRPARPDEVPVIEELLASSGLAAVEIAANLDRFLVADRFGVIGVVGSEQNGDAVLIRSLAVAPDARKRGVAAVLLDVAATVAKGAGVGAAYLFTNTAADYFAKCGFETVDRSEVPAAILASPAVSTCCGSVAVAMKMPLK; translated from the coding sequence ATGAACGAAGACATCCGCGAAAAAGTAAGAGAAAAATACGCCCAGGCCATCACCGCCAAATCCGGCTGCTGCGGCTCCTCCGGCTGCTGCGGCGACAGCCGCGACGCCACCCGGGCGATAAGCGGCGGTCTCTACAATCCTGACGAGATCGAGGGTTTGCCCGAACATCTCCTTGCCACCTCTCTCGGTTGTGGCAACCCCACTGCCCTCGGCAGCCTGTACGCCGGCGAAGTCGTCCTCGACCTTGGCAGCGGCGCCGGCCTGGACGTGCTTCTCTCCGCCAAAAGAGTGGGGCCGTCCGGCAAAGCCTATGGCCTCGACATGACGGACGAGATGCTCGCCGAGGCTGAGGCCAATAAAGCAAAATCGGGGCTGACCAACGCGGAATTCCTCAAAGGTCACATCGAAAAAATCCCCCTGCCGAGGTCGTCGGTCGACGTCGTCATCTCCAACTGCGTCATAAACCTGTCCGCCGACAAAGACAAAGTCTTCCGCGAAATCTTCCGCGTTCTCAGGCCCGGCGGCCGTATCGCCGTTTCCGACATCATCACCACCAGACCGCTCCCCGAAAAGCTCCGCACCAACCTTCTCGCCTGGGCGGGCTGCGTCGCCGGGGCGCTCACCGACGAGGAATACACCGCCAAACTCGCCAAAGCAGGCTTCGCGGAAGCGGAAATAATCGTAACCAGGGTTTACGACCTGACCAGCCCGGCGGCGGGCAAAATCCTCCCCGACGCCACCCCGGCCGAACTTGAGGAATTGAACGGCAGCATCGTCAGCGCCTTCATCCGGGCCAAAAAACCCTGCCGACGGCTCTTGAAGGACAAAGACTACGTCATCCGCCCCGCCCGTCCGGACGAAGTGCCGGTCATCGAAGAACTGCTCGCGTCTTCTGGTCTCGCGGCGGTGGAAATAGCCGCGAACCTGGACCGCTTCCTGGTCGCCGACCGCTTCGGCGTCATCGGCGTCGTTGGCAGCGAACAGAACGGCGACGCCGTCCTCATCCGCTCCCTCGCCGTCGCGCCCGACGCGCGCAAAAGAGGCGTCGCAGCGGTTCTTTTGGACGTAGCCGCCACGGTCGCCAAAGGCGCCGGCGTCGGCGCCGCCTACCTTTTCACCAACACCGCCGCCGACTACTTCGCAAAGTGCGGCTTCGAAACCGTCGACCGCAGCGAAGTGCCGGCGGCCATCCTGGCCAGCCCCGCCGTCAGCACCTGCTGCGGCTCAGTGGCCGTCGCCATGAAAATGCCGCTCAAGTAA
- a CDS encoding thioredoxin family protein encodes MKIEIFEACCGSGMYDLVLRVAGQSGAAPEVARSTDPLEAVSRGILRTPALVIDGRVMCAGRTPKQEEIAVWLAGGQS; translated from the coding sequence GTGAAAATCGAGATTTTCGAAGCATGCTGCGGCAGTGGCATGTACGACCTGGTCCTCAGGGTTGCCGGCCAAAGCGGCGCCGCCCCGGAAGTCGCCAGGTCGACCGACCCACTGGAAGCCGTAAGCCGGGGCATCCTGCGCACTCCGGCATTGGTTATCGACGGCCGCGTCATGTGCGCCGGTCGCACCCCGAAGCAGGAAGAAATCGCCGTATGGCTGGCAGGAGGACAATCATGA
- a CDS encoding permease: MFEYFADLVVYRWLGLAPESPLTAALHFFVYDTPKIFLLLAVAIYVITVIRSYFPPEKTKKFLSRRHTFVGNILAALIGIMTPFCSCSAVPLFIGFIEAGVPLGVTFSFLISSPMVNEIALVLLLGMFGWQVALIYAVTGVTIAVIAGYVIGKLQLEHLVEEYVYQIKSGETEIYEPTFAERCQAAGDFTLDLLKKIGPYIIAALAVGGIIHGYVPDAFIVKYAGRDNPLAVPLVVLLGVPLYNSSSGMVPIIYALIEKGLPLGTSLAFMMAVSAISLPEMIILRRVLKPKLIAVFAGILAVSVILTGYLFNALV, from the coding sequence GACCTGGTCGTCTACCGGTGGCTGGGGCTGGCGCCGGAAAGCCCGCTCACGGCCGCGCTGCACTTCTTCGTCTACGACACCCCGAAAATCTTCCTGCTGCTCGCCGTGGCAATCTACGTCATCACCGTCATCCGCTCCTACTTCCCGCCGGAAAAGACGAAAAAATTCCTCAGCCGCCGTCACACCTTCGTCGGCAACATCCTGGCGGCGCTCATCGGCATCATGACGCCATTTTGCTCGTGCTCGGCCGTCCCGCTGTTCATCGGCTTCATCGAAGCGGGCGTGCCGTTGGGCGTAACCTTTTCCTTCCTCATCTCCTCGCCGATGGTCAACGAGATCGCCCTCGTCCTGCTGCTGGGGATGTTCGGCTGGCAAGTGGCCCTCATTTACGCCGTAACCGGCGTAACCATCGCCGTCATCGCCGGCTACGTCATCGGCAAACTGCAGCTTGAGCACCTTGTCGAAGAATACGTATACCAGATCAAAAGCGGCGAAACGGAAATCTACGAGCCAACCTTCGCCGAACGCTGCCAGGCGGCCGGAGATTTCACCCTTGATTTGCTGAAAAAAATCGGCCCCTATATCATCGCCGCCCTGGCGGTCGGCGGCATCATCCACGGCTACGTGCCGGACGCCTTCATCGTCAAATACGCCGGCCGCGACAATCCCCTGGCCGTGCCGCTCGTCGTACTGCTCGGCGTACCGCTCTACAACAGCTCCTCCGGCATGGTGCCGATCATCTACGCCCTGATCGAAAAAGGCCTGCCGCTCGGCACCTCGCTGGCCTTCATGATGGCGGTCAGCGCGATCAGCCTGCCGGAGATGATAATCCTCCGCCGCGTGCTCAAACCGAAGCTCATCGCCGTTTTTGCCGGTATCCTCGCCGTATCGGTCATCCTCACCGGCTATCTATTCAACGCACTAGTCTAA